The following coding sequences are from one Lolium rigidum isolate FL_2022 chromosome 6, APGP_CSIRO_Lrig_0.1, whole genome shotgun sequence window:
- the LOC124660156 gene encoding uncharacterized protein LOC124660156 isoform X2: MGWGISRLIGLKALVLLSAAYFVHGLGMKLLALPLIYACMIALLVSIASHPSIDLPLLLGKTSSGSFPLWSWIMFSPFLLFIHLFMLFRRFVKNEPLYTEIADGVYVGGWPSSVERLPPGEPAVIDCTCELPRSSTVTETSYLCVATWDTRAPQPSQIESAVRWAVRKRSQNKPVYVHCAYAYI; the protein is encoded by the exons ATGGGTTGGGGGATATCCCGGTTGATCGGACTGAAGGCTCTAGTCTTGCTCTCCGCGGCGTATTTCGTTCACGGACTGGGCATGAAGCTGCTCGCTTTGCCCCTCATATACGCGTGCATGATTGCGCTGCTTGTTTCCATTGCTTCCCATCCGTCGATCGACCTCCCGCTGCTCCTCGGCAAGACGTCCAGCGGAAGCTTCCCCCTGTGGTCGTGGATCATGTTCTCGCCGTTCCTGCTTTTCATCCATCTCTTCATGCTGTTCCGGAGATTTGTGAAAAATGAGCCCCTGTACACCGAGATAGCAGACGGGGTGTATGTTGGAGGCTGGCCTTCTTCAGTTGAGCGCCTGCCACCTGGTGAACCTGCAGTTATCGATTGCACGTGTGAGCTGCCGAGGAGCTCAACTGTAACTGAGACTTCATACTTGTGTGTCGCTACGTGGGATACAAGGGCGCCTCAACCATCGCAGATCGAGTCAGCCGTGCGATGGGCCGTGAGGAAGCGGTCACAGAACAAGCCTGTGTATGTTCACTGTGCCTATG CTTACATCTAG
- the LOC124660154 gene encoding transcription factor LG2-like isoform X2, whose amino-acid sequence MVQGEEESSWRMMASVHDHDIQHLNQATLAYHGGLHQAHHHHHHASAAPPTSSFLDFQPTAAAAAYFGELEEALINGGATAGGIGVDHRHPGGMITSDVQTKSAAGYLAGRPPTLEIFPSWPMRHQPQQLHSGNSQSVGSTTDSSSARNTMAQMVSPASSVRPSPPSSDEQRHEVMMVTTDDYSYKPGALAAAGPPPPPAVAAATASFQQQMQLHGGGDHDKRKHGSTRKDGKLVDSKTERRLAQNREAAKKSRLRKKAYVQNLETSRVRLQQMEQELQRARSQGMFLGGCSAAGDMSPGAAMFDMEYARWLDDDGKRLTELRSGLQAHLQDSNLGLIVDECMHHYDELFQLKAELARSDVFHLLTGAWTTPAERCFFWMGGFRPSELLKILSQQLDPLTEQQMVSIYSLQQSSEQTEEALGQGLQQLHQSLADTVAAGTLNDGTAAPNYMGLMAIALEKLASLESFYQQADNLRQVTLHQMRRILTTRQAARCFLSIGEYYRRLRALSSLWASRPRENFIGAESLSPTGPELQGMHHQLQQNQFSGF is encoded by the exons ATGGTGCAAGGTGAGGAGGAGAGTTCCTGGAGGATGATGGCCAGCGTCCATGACCACGACATACAGCATCTGAACCAAGCAACGCTCGCGTACCATGGAGGACTCCACCAagcccatcatcatcaccatcacgcctccgccgcgccgcctacCAGTAGCTTCTT GGACTTCCAACCCACAGCCGCGGCCGCCGCCTACTTCGGGGAGCTGGAGGAGGCTCTCATCAATGGCGGCGCCACCGCCGGCGGCATCGGCGTCGATCACCGTCACCCCGGCGGCATGATCACGAGCGACGTGCAGACAAAGT CAGCGGCAGGATACCTCGCGGGAAGGCCCCCCACTCTGGAGATCTTCCCTTCGTGGCCAATGCGACACCAACCACAGCAGCTGCACAGT GGGAATTCGCAGTCAGTCGGGAGCACCACTGACTCGAGCTCAGCTCGGAACACAATGGCGCAGATGGTGTCCCCAGCCAGCAGCGTCAGgccctcgccgccctcctccgaCGAGCAGCGGCACGAGGTCATGATGGTAACCACTGACGATTACAGCTACAAGCCTGGCGCCCTCGCTGCCGCcggccctcctccaccacctgccGTCGCTGCTGCCACGGCAAGCTTTCAGCAGCAGATGCAGCTGCACGGAGGAGGAGACCATGACAAG CGGAAACATGGATCCACAAGAAAAGATGGCAAGTTGGTAGATTCCAAG ACGGAAAGGCGATTAGCGCAGAACAGGGAGGCTGCTAAGAAGAGCAGGCTGAGGAAAAAG GCTTATGTGCAGAACCTAGAAACCAGCAGGGTCAGGCTCCAGCAGATGGAGCAAGAGCTCCAGAGAGCCCGGTCTCAG GGGATGTTTCTCGGGGGCTGCAGTGCAGCCGGTGACATGAGCCCTG GAGCGGCCATGTTCGACATGGAGTACGCTCGGTGGCTGGACGACGACGGCAAGCGGCTGACGGAGCTCCGCAGCGGGCTGCAGGCGCACCTGCAAGACAGCAACCTCGGGCTCATCGTGGATGAGTGCATGCACCACTACGACGAGCTGTTCCAGCTCAAGGCAGAGCTTGCGCGCTCCGACGTCTTCCACCTCCTCACCGGCGCCTGGACCACCCCCGCCGAGCGCTGCTTCTTCTGGATGGGCGGCTTCCGACCGTCCGAGCTCCTCAAG ATACTGAGCCAGCAGCTGGATCCGCTGACGGAGCAGCAGATGGTGTCGATCTACAGCCTGCAGCAGTCGTCGGAGCAGACCGAGGAGGCGCTCGGGCAGGGGTTGCAGCAGCTGCACCAGTCGCTGGCCgacacggtggccgccggcacgCTCAACGACGGCACCGCCGCCCCCAACTACATGGGGCTCATGGCCATCGCGCTGGAGAAGCTCGCAAGCCTCGAAAGCTTCTACCAGCAG GCTGACAATCTGAGGCAGGTAACGTTGCATCAGATGCGCCGGATTCTAACAACCCGACAGGCGGCTCGATGTTTCCTCTCCATTGGGGAGTACTACCGCCGGCTACGAGCACTCAGCAGTCTCTGGGCTTCCCGTCCTCGCGA GAATTTCATTGGGGCGGAGAGTCTTAGCCCCACAGGACCTGAGCTGCAAGGTATGCACCACCAGCTGCAACAGAATCAGTTCTCAGGATTCTGA
- the LOC124660156 gene encoding uncharacterized protein YnbD-like isoform X1 produces MGWGISRLIGLKALVLLSAAYFVHGLGMKLLALPLIYACMIALLVSIASHPSIDLPLLLGKTSSGSFPLWSWIMFSPFLLFIHLFMLFRRFVKNEPLYTEIADGVYVGGWPSSVERLPPGEPAVIDCTCELPRSSTVTETSYLCVATWDTRAPQPSQIESAVRWAVRKRSQNKPVYVHCAYGHGRSVCVMCALLVALGLADDWKAAEQMIRKKRPSISMNTLHRKSLEEWSKHLLSHSRSGESDVSSVILSDYTRRKQ; encoded by the exons ATGGGTTGGGGGATATCCCGGTTGATCGGACTGAAGGCTCTAGTCTTGCTCTCCGCGGCGTATTTCGTTCACGGACTGGGCATGAAGCTGCTCGCTTTGCCCCTCATATACGCGTGCATGATTGCGCTGCTTGTTTCCATTGCTTCCCATCCGTCGATCGACCTCCCGCTGCTCCTCGGCAAGACGTCCAGCGGAAGCTTCCCCCTGTGGTCGTGGATCATGTTCTCGCCGTTCCTGCTTTTCATCCATCTCTTCATGCTGTTCCGGAGATTTGTGAAAAATGAGCCCCTGTACACCGAGATAGCAGACGGGGTGTATGTTGGAGGCTGGCCTTCTTCAGTTGAGCGCCTGCCACCTGGTGAACCTGCAGTTATCGATTGCACGTGTGAGCTGCCGAGGAGCTCAACTGTAACTGAGACTTCATACTTGTGTGTCGCTACGTGGGATACAAGGGCGCCTCAACCATCGCAGATCGAGTCAGCCGTGCGATGGGCCGTGAGGAAGCGGTCACAGAACAAGCCTGTGTATGTTCACTGTGCCTATG GCCATGGTAGAAGTGTATGCGTGATGTGTGCACTTCTTGTCGCATTGGGATTGGCTGATGATTGGAAGGCGGCTGAGCAAATGATTCGCAAGAAGCGACCATCTATTAGCATGAACACTCTTCATCGCAAAAGCTTAGAGGAATGGTCAAAACACTTGCTTTCTCATTCAAGAAGTGGGGAATCCGATGTGAGTTCTGTGATTCTTTCGGATTACACCCGAAGAAAGCAGTGA
- the LOC124660154 gene encoding transcription factor LG2-like isoform X1, with product MKLQGGFNLPVCGNREAPQQQGSANPIIHPPLCRPSHACSRMPAEAAELVIMVQGEEESSWRMMASVHDHDIQHLNQATLAYHGGLHQAHHHHHHASAAPPTSSFLDFQPTAAAAAYFGELEEALINGGATAGGIGVDHRHPGGMITSDVQTKSAAGYLAGRPPTLEIFPSWPMRHQPQQLHSGNSQSVGSTTDSSSARNTMAQMVSPASSVRPSPPSSDEQRHEVMMVTTDDYSYKPGALAAAGPPPPPAVAAATASFQQQMQLHGGGDHDKRKHGSTRKDGKLVDSKTERRLAQNREAAKKSRLRKKAYVQNLETSRVRLQQMEQELQRARSQGMFLGGCSAAGDMSPGAAMFDMEYARWLDDDGKRLTELRSGLQAHLQDSNLGLIVDECMHHYDELFQLKAELARSDVFHLLTGAWTTPAERCFFWMGGFRPSELLKILSQQLDPLTEQQMVSIYSLQQSSEQTEEALGQGLQQLHQSLADTVAAGTLNDGTAAPNYMGLMAIALEKLASLESFYQQADNLRQVTLHQMRRILTTRQAARCFLSIGEYYRRLRALSSLWASRPRENFIGAESLSPTGPELQGMHHQLQQNQFSGF from the exons ATGAAACTCCAAGGCGGATTCAATTTGCCAGTGTGCGGGAACCGAGAAGCGCCGCAGCAGCAGGGGAGCGCCAATCCCATCATTCATCCCCCCCTCTGCCGCCCCTCGCATGCTTGCTCCAGGATG CCAGCAGAAGCAGCAGAGCTGGTGATCATGGTGCAAGGTGAGGAGGAGAGTTCCTGGAGGATGATGGCCAGCGTCCATGACCACGACATACAGCATCTGAACCAAGCAACGCTCGCGTACCATGGAGGACTCCACCAagcccatcatcatcaccatcacgcctccgccgcgccgcctacCAGTAGCTTCTT GGACTTCCAACCCACAGCCGCGGCCGCCGCCTACTTCGGGGAGCTGGAGGAGGCTCTCATCAATGGCGGCGCCACCGCCGGCGGCATCGGCGTCGATCACCGTCACCCCGGCGGCATGATCACGAGCGACGTGCAGACAAAGT CAGCGGCAGGATACCTCGCGGGAAGGCCCCCCACTCTGGAGATCTTCCCTTCGTGGCCAATGCGACACCAACCACAGCAGCTGCACAGT GGGAATTCGCAGTCAGTCGGGAGCACCACTGACTCGAGCTCAGCTCGGAACACAATGGCGCAGATGGTGTCCCCAGCCAGCAGCGTCAGgccctcgccgccctcctccgaCGAGCAGCGGCACGAGGTCATGATGGTAACCACTGACGATTACAGCTACAAGCCTGGCGCCCTCGCTGCCGCcggccctcctccaccacctgccGTCGCTGCTGCCACGGCAAGCTTTCAGCAGCAGATGCAGCTGCACGGAGGAGGAGACCATGACAAG CGGAAACATGGATCCACAAGAAAAGATGGCAAGTTGGTAGATTCCAAG ACGGAAAGGCGATTAGCGCAGAACAGGGAGGCTGCTAAGAAGAGCAGGCTGAGGAAAAAG GCTTATGTGCAGAACCTAGAAACCAGCAGGGTCAGGCTCCAGCAGATGGAGCAAGAGCTCCAGAGAGCCCGGTCTCAG GGGATGTTTCTCGGGGGCTGCAGTGCAGCCGGTGACATGAGCCCTG GAGCGGCCATGTTCGACATGGAGTACGCTCGGTGGCTGGACGACGACGGCAAGCGGCTGACGGAGCTCCGCAGCGGGCTGCAGGCGCACCTGCAAGACAGCAACCTCGGGCTCATCGTGGATGAGTGCATGCACCACTACGACGAGCTGTTCCAGCTCAAGGCAGAGCTTGCGCGCTCCGACGTCTTCCACCTCCTCACCGGCGCCTGGACCACCCCCGCCGAGCGCTGCTTCTTCTGGATGGGCGGCTTCCGACCGTCCGAGCTCCTCAAG ATACTGAGCCAGCAGCTGGATCCGCTGACGGAGCAGCAGATGGTGTCGATCTACAGCCTGCAGCAGTCGTCGGAGCAGACCGAGGAGGCGCTCGGGCAGGGGTTGCAGCAGCTGCACCAGTCGCTGGCCgacacggtggccgccggcacgCTCAACGACGGCACCGCCGCCCCCAACTACATGGGGCTCATGGCCATCGCGCTGGAGAAGCTCGCAAGCCTCGAAAGCTTCTACCAGCAG GCTGACAATCTGAGGCAGGTAACGTTGCATCAGATGCGCCGGATTCTAACAACCCGACAGGCGGCTCGATGTTTCCTCTCCATTGGGGAGTACTACCGCCGGCTACGAGCACTCAGCAGTCTCTGGGCTTCCCGTCCTCGCGA GAATTTCATTGGGGCGGAGAGTCTTAGCCCCACAGGACCTGAGCTGCAAGGTATGCACCACCAGCTGCAACAGAATCAGTTCTCAGGATTCTGA